In the genome of Brienomyrus brachyistius isolate T26 chromosome 24, BBRACH_0.4, whole genome shotgun sequence, the window TTTTAACGTAAGTCAAAATTAGCGTCTGCTTAAAGCTCTAAAAGGCACTATACTTGGGCTCGCTAGGGATAAACATTATAGTTTTTGCTCTCTTTTGGCCCTAATGCTGTTAGGTGTGCTGTAGCTGTGATATAAATTTGGTAACGATGttacttattttttgtttcacacTGCTCCACTTATGGTAAAGAACGTCAGTATTTTTCAATTGTCTGAAGTAGTATAAGAGTTTAATGTGTCTCGGATGATTAGTGAAGCTCTTTAAAAGTACTTTGATCGCTACTGGCGACAAATTCGTGTGCTTATGTCTAGCATGGTACCAATGTGAACCGCTTTCACTTTCACTGCTCGATGTGACGATACCGAACATCGGTAATGATCGCAACATAGCAAAAACTACAGCAGTTCTGTAAGACTTCGTAAATGATCAGGAATCGATACTGAACACTTACCGAGTAATGACACAGAGAGAGAACGCTCATACTGAACGATTAAGTACATCTTTATAATATTCTGTTATTCCCTGGGTGGTTGTGATTATTCATTAAGCTCTCACTGTGGTACGAGTCTCAGAGTTTGATTCAGACTGCAACGGTTGACGTTTCTTTACTCGTATTGCAAATTTCTTTTAAAAATCACTTTAATAGGACATTTGGAGTTCAAAACTTAAGAAGAAGTTTGCAAATGCCGTACTTCCTCGTTCTTATACATGTGCTGCAGACAGCGATGAGAAGCTATTTTAGTCTACAGCTGCTGTCATAATACTGATTTTCAGTGATAAATTCGTTATATTAGTGTTTCAGTTTGAAGCACCTTTATCCCAAAGCTAATCCAGCTGTCATCCAATGTTTTAACTGTAATATCCTCCTTTGATATCCTTTGATTTGAGAATTAATTCTCATGTATATTTTCTTTATGCAGCACCATTCACTTATATATACTCTTAATTTTGAGTTTCCTGCTGAAATTCCTCTGTGTCGTGTCTTTTTGTCTCGACAGAACCTGGCGGTGTCCGATGGGGGTAAGATTTCCATCATGGATTCGGTTCCCGGCCAAGGAAGCCAGACAAAACAGAGGAGATAGGGCCAGCTTGGAAAAGCACACACATGAGTTTGCACTATACTTAGGGTTAGCTGGTAGCTGCTATTTTGATAGTACTTGAGTAGGCCTAGAGAATCTGGCCCGGGCTCATTGTTTTTCGCCCAATGAGATCTTCGATTGACTCTCTTAGCAGGTCACATGTTGCAGCTACACCTATACGGTTAACTGGGAACTGTGAATGTTTGAGTGTGTTAGTTCAGTACCGGCGTCGTCTGCAGCGTGATTTCATTTCCTCATTCGGCTGAAAAGCGAAGACACTGCTGtaatggtgggggggaggggggtgggggacaggGAGGCGTCCAAATCAGCAAACTTTCGTGATTTTTTTCAAATTAAAAGTCAATTATCTGTTACTACCAATAAGGCTAATTACTGAGCCGATAAGGACTTTGCTTAACAAACTAAGAGTTCAGGAGATAAGGGACCCCCCCACTGCCCTCTCCTCACCAGCGGTGTAACGTACTTTGTGACTTTTGGAATGACTGGCTGTTTCCTCCATATCTCTGTGCACAGAGCTGAACGCGGGCCATCGGGATGGCCGGGGCAGCAGTCACAGCCTGAACTCGGGTTCGAAcctggcagggggtgggggaacGTGCCGGAGCCTGGGGGCGGTGGCCAGCTGGGCCGTCAGTTTCGAGAGGCTGCTGGCGGATCCCGTTGGCGTGCGCTACTTCACGGTGAACCCGACCTCTGACCCAATCCAAGGGGGCAATAACACGCACACCCATTGGCTGATGTTTAAACCAATCAAAATGCTGCTTCCTAAGCATAACTTCACATTTCCTGGAGCACGGATACAGGATTAGCAGCACATGAGTAACCATTTACAGCAATTTTAGCTGGCATTGAAATTTTTCCCCTGGAACGGTCTGCACAGAGCCTTAGGTGTTTTCTAATCCGGTTCCCAGGGACCCAcaaacagtccatgtttttgctcctggtaagcgagctgggagggagcaaaaacatggaccatctgtgggtccctgggaactgggttgggaaacgctgcctTAGGAATTATATGTCACATGTTTTTTTAGCTTATGTCACTTACATTACACCATGATTTAATatcataatttaaataaaaccaaaaattATTTAGTAAGATTCAAAAGTGAAGGTTTTGTCTCCATTTTTGGTCATTCTTTGTTGCGTCAGGGTCGCTGTTGATTTGTACCTTTTGAATGATTATTTAAGGATTATTTACCAGTTGAATGTTTCACAGGTTCCTTGCTGGATGGTTAcatgataaataaaaatgatctgGATGCTCCGTTTCGCAGGCTTTCCTGGAATCAGAGGTTAGCGTGGAAAACATCCAGTTCTGGCAGGCGTGCGAAAAGTTCCGGCACATTCCGGCCAGCCAGAAAGAGGAGGTGCTTGGCATCTTATTGACCGTCACGGTATTCATTTGCCAAGAGAGAATGTTCGGCAGTGTGACATAAATAGTAATGGATGGAAGTAGCTGTGAACTGTCCTCTGTGCGACAGCTGACGCGCGATGCCTGGAGAATTTTCGGCACGTACCTCTCGAGGAGAGCCACCTGCCCCATCAACATCGACGACACGGCCCGTGTTCAGGAGAAAGACTTGGAGACCCCTAAGCCGGACATATTTGACAAAGCTCAGCAACAGGTactggccaagacaaccaggtGAAAACCCGGAAAATAAAGAGGAAGGAAAATGGAACTTCTATTTACGTTGGCGGGGAGAACAAAATGTTCACACGTGTTCTGTTTCATCCAATCACAGTTTGAAAAGATGTTTATTTTAGTCATCATTGTCGTCTTCGTTTTTTCCTTCCAGAACGCTGTTGAATTCTTACGATATACCTGTTTTAATAAGTCGTGTGTATTCGATACCTAATAAATGATGAGGTGTATTGATTTAGGATGGAACGAGCAGTCTCGCATTAAGCATTCCCTCCCATTTTGCACTATGGCAGATCTTCAAGCTGATGAAGTTTGACAGCTACACGCGTTTCGTGCGATCCCCAATCTACCAGAGCTGCATGCTGGCCAATGTGGAAGGCAGACCCCTTCCGGAGCCCTGCCAGGCGGCCAAGAGCCCGGAACCGAGAAGGAGCCAAGCGACGGACTGCCCTTCCTCCAGCGACAAGAGCGTAGGTGGCGTCCACACACCCTCCGTCTCATCCATCCGCTTAGCCTGTCAGTCGAGCCGGCCTGACGATGATGATcttagataaccaatcagaagcAGTTTCATGGGTCATTTGACCTCCTGAgggccagtaaaaaaaaaaaatcaatattgaTTAAAAATTTTGATTTGACAGGAAGAGGAAGTTCAACCCCACGCATGTGACACCCCAACTGTCCATTTTACGGACCAACGAGTCTTAATGGAGTGGCAtgtgtagtaataataatagcaaaaaCATTAAGTCCACTAGTGAGGACAAATATGAATTGTTGCATCTCAGGAGGTTGCACCGGCGGTAGCATTGTTATGCTGGCTGTTGCAACTTATGTCATTTAACAgatttgcatttacatttacacaATAAGGTGTTTTACTGAATTTGTTCCAGTTAAATACTCCAcctaagggtacaacagcaaagCCTTTTCGGAGTCTTTGATCAGTGGTTTCTGCTCTCCTATTATGCTTGGCATAGGATTTGGCAGCTTGCATGCAGTATAGATTATAAATATGCAGTTCTTGACGGGGGTGTGAAACTCGGCGGGGGGTGAGACTGAGTACATTCGCTCCGGCTCACCATCAGTCTGTGCGTGACACACATCTGAAATTCCCACAGAAAAAGAAGCTGATGCCGGGGAAGCTGGTACCCTTCAGTGTCGAGTCTGCTGCGGAAAAGAGGAGATGGACCCCTGGGAAGAAGGCGGAGGAGAAACGATGGGACAAGAGGGGATCGTGGGGAGGTGTGGTCTATGGGAAAGGTCATAGGTCACCATTAGCATTAGCGTAGGGGCTACGGGCATGGGCATGCAACTCAACAATGATTGGTTTAGCAGGCCTGCTGTCCCAGTGGGACAACTGGGGAAGGTCATAGATCACCATTACCGATAGCATAGTGGCTAAGGGCATGGACTTAACTCAAGAGCGATTGATTAGCAGGCTTGTTGTGCCAGGGGCAGGGGTGccactagagattttgggccccatgaaatcaTATTAcactgggcccccaacccagaccagtcCAATTATCTTCGAATTTTTTagacaggggcccttggaattgtcCTAAGTCCCCCCTCCCCTAACTGGGGATGTTCTCCCGTGCTTGGAGCCAGAAGACGCCCCAGGAGGAAGGGGCTGCATGTCTTGGGAGCCCTGTTGAAGTAATTTTGTCCCAGACCTGGGAATTATGCACAGCAGGCCTGTTCGAGTGCCTGTAGGACAGCAGGTCTCAGTGCCGGTTAACCTGCAGAAGCTGAATTAGTTCACTGAAACACCCACCTGTATATTTGGGTAAAAGCAGCGGGGCGAGTTTGCAGGCTATGTCTGCTCCTATCATGTCCACATCATGTCCTCTCCTATCATGTCCACATCATGTCCTCTCCTATCATGTCCACATCATGTCCTCTCCTATCATGTCCACATCATGTCCTCTCCTATCATGTCCACATCATGTCCTCTCCTATCATGTCCACATCGACTCTTCCTCTCCCGAGCAGCAGAGATCGGAGACAATTCCCTCTTTGTGGGTCCGGAGCGGCAGGGCATGACCAGGTCCTCCAGCGGCGTGCAGTGGACGTCTACTTCCAGCAAATCAGACGTGAGCATGTTCTTTTCAGCAGGCTCCCAATGCGGTCCTTTCTGGAAGCTTCTGCTGCGCCTTGGCAGTGGTCGTACCCTGAATGGAAAGCGAGAGGGTgttaaaacatatatatatattataaaacaaatctaaaaagaaatatataagcaAATCCGGCTCTCGAAATGATCATGTCACTCAACAGAATTCGGAATGGCCTAAAAAGATGATGACTTAAAGCTTCCTCGGGAGAGAAGTATGGCATTAATTACACAGAGTTTACTCCAACCTCATTGTGCAAGGTGTAGATTGGGGGCGGGACAACGCATCCCTTTTGTTCAAAGTCGGTCATAAACCCTCCGCCTTCAGACGCAGCCATCCAGTCTCGGTCACCCTGAGCGTGTGGCGTTGGGGTTGACGGAGAAGTACTGCTGCGTGTACCTCCCCGACGGGACGGCGTCGCTGGTGGCCACGCGGGCCGGCGTCTCCGTACGGGACATGCTGGCCGTGCCGTGTAAGAAGAGGGGAATCCCCTTCAATGATGTCACCGCCTACCTCCAGAGTAACACCAAGGTAGGACGCCGCGGGCCTCTGCCCTGGGACGTGTGAGCCGGTACCTCTGTCAAAGCAGACCTGCTTTTAGGGGGCGATCGCCAACCTCTGAGCCTCGGCTCACGTTCATGGACTGTTTACCCTCCCATCCGGCAGCTTCCGTTCCCACACCAGCAGGTAGAGGAACAGCTTGTTCCCTACAGCTGTTGCCCTGCTGAGTGCTCCGCACCACACTAATCTCCACCcgagtccacccccacccccgctccataattatgcaaatatgctgcattcaaatacacacacacacacatatatatgtatgtatacatgAATGcagcatattatatatatttttttcaattccaattaaatatacatgtatatgtgtgtgtgtgtgtgtgtgtatgtgtataactGTAGTATATTTAAACACCTATGAAGTGGGGGTGGAGGTGCATTTATAcatttgtacacacacacacacacacacacacacatttcattGGACTTGTACTTTGTGCAATGCCAATGAAGTCTGATCTAATCTAAGCTGATCCCTCCCCAGGAGCCTCTCTCCATGGACCTGGACAGCTACGTCCTGAAGGAGCAGCAGGtgctgctggagctgcaggtgaccTTTCTGTGAGTACCGGCAGCTTGCTCTGTTTTCTCAGACTCCTTTCGTCTTCTCCTCTTCTTTTGCACACCCCCGTGTCGCTCTTTGGAGATGCACACGTGCCCGGTTCGTTCTTGCGAGGGGAAGCGCTGTCGTGCTTTTCAGGGTGGAGGTTGCGTTTCCCAGGACGATCGTGAAGGTCACGCAGAAAAGCAGCAAGACCCTGGGAGAGGCGCTGCTCCGCGTGATGCAGGAGCACGGCATACAGCCGGAGGAGGCCGTGGTTACCATGGTGAGTGTAACCGAGAGCAACGACGGAACAAAACATCCCTCGGTGTCATTCTGTGTCGGGACATCCGGACAGCACGTGCCTTGGACTGTATACGCTCCCCACGTAACCCTTAAATTCCTCTGTCTGTCCTGCCAGTCAATAAAGACGCGACTCTAGTTACAAAATTGGTATAAAAGGCCTGACTGGAGTTTTTCATGAGGCCTATCATGACCTTGTCTGATGCCTGATTAAATATTCATTTCTGTAACGTTACAGCGTTCAATAACCGATaccttttattgatccccatggggaaattctcttttcgacTCCCCCATCTTGTTTTCTGTGAGAGAAAGCTTAGCTGTGAAAGGGagtttgggggttaagggttttactcaaggacccacaggtgtGCTGAAGTCAGGCTTGAACTGGCCTCCTTTGGATCACAGGCACAAAGCCTCAGCCTCTAGTGAGCCGTACGCTGCCCCTGTATTCACCTTAGCTACCGTCTCCACACTTTGCCCGCTTTATGTCTGTTCTGCACTATATGTATGTTTGTCTGTGCACAATGTCCTTGCTGCTGTATG includes:
- the LOC125719990 gene encoding regulator of G-protein signaling 14-like produces the protein MSKIFRNLAVPNGNKNLAVSDGELNAGHRDGRGSSHSLNSGSNLAGGGGTCRSLGAVASWAVSFERLLADPVGVRYFTAFLESEVSVENIQFWQACEKFRHIPASQKEELTRDAWRIFGTYLSRRATCPINIDDTARVQEKDLETPKPDIFDKAQQQIFKLMKFDSYTRFVRSPIYQSCMLANVEGRPLPEPCQAAKSPEPRRSQATDCPSSSDKSKKKLMPGKLVPFSVESAAEKRRWTPGKKAEEKRWDKRGSWGAEIGDNSLFVGPERQGMTRSSSGVQWTSTSSKSDTQPSSLGHPERVALGLTEKYCCVYLPDGTASLVATRAGVSVRDMLAVPCKKRGIPFNDVTAYLQSNTKEPLSMDLDSYVLKEQQVLLELQVTFLVEVAFPRTIVKVTQKSSKTLGEALLRVMQEHGIQPEEAVVTMTGSKDALDTTMNITSLANKKLQLDKARSKSETGRLGVSDQPALHQRQPATGQTLSADKLRPNSRRRNATVRRTYDMDGLMELLNRAQWCSADDQRGLLCKDHLELPEFLQLPLVECEEEGQEEIDDLQADFSLPTSPSERVPRRTRSTSSDPGSLFMCSESARETIV